The Opisthocomus hoazin isolate bOpiHoa1 chromosome 9, bOpiHoa1.hap1, whole genome shotgun sequence genomic sequence ATGCAGGAGGTGATCGGGACGGCCATCGCCTTCAGCCTGCTCTCGGCCGGCCGGTGAGccaccccctggggacccccccagccccccccccccccgtggccctgctctgctgaggggcACACGGCCAACACCCTCCCCTCGCCATCCCGCAGCATCCCCCTCTGGGGTGGGGTCCTCATCACCATCGTGGAcaccctcttcttcctcttccttgaCAAGTACGGtgagtgccggggggggggacagggggaacACTTGCCCTGGTGCTGACGTGGCACCGGTGTCCCCCACCCTGTCCCACCCCGGTTCTCAATCCCTCTAGGGCTCCGCAAACTGGAGGCTTTCTTCGGCCTCCTCATCACCATCATGGCCCTGACCTTCGGCTACGAGGTGaaggggggagctggggacacCCCTTTCCCTGCAGGGCACTGGCAGGGGACCCCGCGAGGTGTCCCCGCTGGCGGGGGATGCCAGCTCACAGTGCCCATTGCCACTGGTCCCCAGTACGTGGTGGTGAGGCCGGGGCAGGTGGAGGTGCTGaagggcattttcctgccctactgcccgggctgcgggcgagaggagctgctccaggccgtGGGCATCGTCGGCGCCATCATTATGCCCCACAACATCTTCCTCCACTCCTCCTTGGTCAAGGTGAGACCAAGGCACTgccaccccactgccatgggccaCCCTGGGTGTCTCCGGGGACACTTGGTGGGGACCAGTCAGTCCCGGCTGCGGTACGGAGGGTGCTCGCCTGACCCCGTGGCCCCCCATGCCACCCGCTGCGCCCAGACACGGGCGATTGACCGGTCCAAGAAGGAGGAGGTGCGGGAGGCCAACACGTACTTCCTGACCGAGTCCTGCCTGGCCCTTTTCGTCTCCTTCCTCATCAACCTCTTCGTCATGGCCGTCTTCGGCGAGGCTTTCTACCGGCAGCGAAATGTGGACGTGGTGAGTGTCCCCCCATGCCACGGGGAGGGGACGGCTGTGCCCGGCCGTGGAGATGGGCAGGGCGAGCGTCCCTCAGAGAGTGGGTGCCCTCATCCCCCGAGACGTGGTGTGGGGGGGTCCCTCACCCCCCCGTGTCCGTgggggctgccgggtggctgTCACACTCATGCCCGCTGTGCCTTGCAGCACAACAAGTGCGTCAACAGCAGCGTCAGCCGCTACGCTGGCATCTTCCCTGCCAACAACGAGACGGTGGCTGTGGATATCTACCAGGGGGTGAGCGGCCCGGGGCTGTGCCCAGCAGGCACCCATACCCATTTGGGGGGCATAATGGTCCCCCCCCCACTGACCCCTGGGtcttggggctgccaggaccctgctgggAGACCGGGACCTGAcgggggtggctggggagggggactcTGTGGGGTCCCCACGGGCTCATGCCCACACAGGGTGTCATCCTGGGCTGCTATTTCGGGGCTGCGGCGCTGTACATCTGGGCCATCGGGATCCTGGCAGCGGGGCAGAGCTCCACCATGACCGGGACCCTACGCGGGGCAGTTCGTCATGGAGGTGAGCGATGGAGACGCCGGCCCACGCCCCCACGGGGAGcagctggggggaagggggggaatcACGGGTGGGTTCTGGGTGGGGGGTCCTATGGGCACCCCGCCAGGGGTATTTGGCAGAGTTAATTGCCCCCCAGTGCCCACAGGGAGCTGAGCATGGGGCATTGCCCACCCGGTGGGCGGCCGCTTGCTGGCACCAGGGTCCCCaggaggtgggatggggacagtgcCCACCCACTGCCGCTGCACGGCCACCCCTGCCCCCTCTGACACCCCCTCCGAGAGGCACCCTGTGGGTGCTCCATGCAGTGTTCCGCTAATGAGCTCATTTACTTGACGAGCTAGAGATGACATCTAGCGgggcccagcagccctgcaagggCCCACTCACCACCCTGGCACCAAGGAGGGGGTGGATGCCCCCCACGTCCCTCCGAGCCAGGGTTTGGGGGGGGCCACCCCGCCGCAGGCACAGCGGGGGCGAGGGCGCAGGTTTCGCCGTGTCCCCAGGGCTTCCTGCAGCTCCGCTGGTCCCGCTTCGCCCGGGTGCTCTTCACCCACTCCTTCGCCATCCTGCCCACCGTTTTCGTGGCTGCCTTCAAGGACGTCAGCCACCTCACGGGCATGAACGACCTGCTCAACGTCCTGCAGAGCATCCTGGTAAGGTGGCGGGCACCGCCTGTCTCCAACAGCCCAGCCGGGCAGCCGTGCCCCCCTcaccctgctctcctcccagctgccctTCGCCGTCCTGCCCGTCCTCACCTTCACCAGCCTGCGCCCGCTCATGCAGGACTTCACCAACAGCCTGTgagtgccagggctggggggcaaCACGGGGGCAGAGCAGGGTGCCCCGGCTGCAGGCACCCTCCGTTCGGCCCACCCTGCACCCTAAACCACAGGGGcattgggggggaaggggggggggcatGTTCATTCCCAcctgcccagggcagccagaGTGGGACAGACCCCGTCACCATCCTCATCCCAATGCCACGTCCGCCccctccctgggcacccctgaGTCCTCAGCATCATCCTGCCACTGCCAGCCTGGCCAAAGCCCACCCCCAGAGCCCCATCGTGGGGGTGTCGTATGGCCACGGGGCGCAGAGATGTCCCCACTGAGGTCTCGCTCACCTGCAACCACAGATCCCCCAGCCCGCTGTGCCCAGTGCCACACGGGGTGGGGGCTCTGCCCCGGCGCTGACGCCTgctcccctgcccgcagccccgggaaGGTGCTGATGACCCTCATCACGGGGCTGGTCTGCGCCATCAACGTCTACTTCGTGGTGGACTTTCTGCCCACGCTGCGGGGCCTGGGGTACCACATCCCCCTGGGCCTGTTGCTGGCCGCCTACGTGGCCTTCGTCGCCTACCTGGTAGGGCTGGCACcgcgggaaggggcggcgggcgggggacaGCATCACCCGTGGGTGCCCATCCACCTGCCATCCTTGCCCCCCTCCCCAGATCTGGACGTGCAGCATCGCGCACGGAGCCCGGTTCCTGGCCCGGGGTCACCACAGCCGGTTCAGCTTCGGGGTCTCTCTCGACTCGCCGGCGCTGGCAGGGACCCAGTGACGGACCCCGTCCCCCCttgctgcccagcacagcccccccgcACCGGGCACCGATTCGACGCCGCGCCGAGCCCGGGAACGATGTTCTGGCCAGAGATGCACCCAGCAAGGAAGGGGTTAACAGCCGGGCGGACCTTCCCCCCCAAGTCTTTAGAGCCCAGTTCAGGGGtgctggtccaggctggacgcaggggggatgggggggcagcgggaggtgcCCCCAACCCTCGGCACAGCGGCTCCAGCGA encodes the following:
- the SLC11A1 gene encoding LOW QUALITY PROTEIN: natural resistance-associated macrophage protein 1 (The sequence of the model RefSeq protein was modified relative to this genomic sequence to represent the inferred CDS: deleted 1 base in 1 codon) produces the protein MASLEPGLTGSLNRGQAQTYGTGGSPVPPQHPDTRAQTYLDELISIPKGGGPGFSFRKLWAFTGPGFLMSIAYLDPGNVESDLQCGAVAGFKLLWVLLWATVLGLLCQRLAIRLGVVTGKDLGEICYLYYPKVPRVLLWLMIEIAIIGSDMQEVIGTAIAFSLLSAGRIPLWGGVLITIVDTLFFLFLDKYGLRKLEAFFGLLITIMALTFGYEYVVVRPGQVEVLKGIFLPYCPGCGREELLQAVGIVGAIIMPHNIFLHSSLVKTRAIDRSKKEEVREANTYFLTESCLALFVSFLINLFVMAVFGEAFYRQRNVDVHNKCVNSSVSRYAGIFPANNETVAVDIYQGGVILGCYFGAAALYIWAIGILAAGQSSTMTGTYAGQFVMEGFLQLRWSRFARVLFTHSFAILPTVFVAAFKDVSHLTGMNDLLNVLQSILLPFAVLPVLTFTSLRPLMQDFTNSLPGKVLMTLITGLVCAINVYFVVDFLPTLRGLGYHIPLGLLLAAYVAFVAYLIWTCSIAHGARFLARGHHSRFSFGVSLDSPALAGTQ